GGTGGTGGAGCGGTCGGAGGGGCTGGCGGAGCTGTGGCGGACGCGCACGTACGACCGGCTGTCCCTCCACCTCCCGAAACGCTTCTGCCACCTCCCCCACCTCCCCTTCCCCCGCCATTTCCCCACCTACCCTTCCAAGTCCTACTTCCTCCACTACCTCCACTCCTACGCCTCCCGCTTCCGCCTCGCCCCGCACTTCCGCCGCGCCGTCACCCACGCGCGCTTCGACCGCGCCCTCTCCCTCTGGCGGGTCACAGCGCTCGAACGCCGCGGCGCTGCTGACCCCAGCCCCAGCCCCAGCCCCAGCTCCAGCTCGAACTCGACTTCGGAGGAGTACGTGGAGTACGTGGCGCCGTGGGTGGTGGTGGCGACGGGGGAGAACGCGGAGGCGGTGGTGCCGGAGACGAAGGGGAGGGAGCTGTTCACGGGGAGGGTGGTGCACTCGAGCGAGTATAGGAGCGGGGAGGAGTACAGTGGGGGGAAGGTGTTGGTGGTGGGCTGCGGCAACTCCGGGATGGAGATTTGTTTGGACCTCTGCGAGCACGGCGCCATGCCTTTCATGTCGGTGAGGAGTGGGGTATGTCTATTAAAATCACTGCACTACTATACTCTACTCTCTCTTTTGGTACATGTAAATACTACACCATGTCATTACTTTGCAAGTTTGTATTTTGTTACCCTCGACTCGATCGTATCGTATGTATATAttgtaattaataatatatgggTGGTCCTTTAGCTTTTGCactaaaataatagaaaagcAGGAGGTTAGATTCTATAGATTCTAACATGTACATATGTTtgaattgttttttcttttttttcttttttttataaggtGCATTTGCTGCCGAGAGATATGTTCGGAACCTCAACATTCGGATTGGTGACGAAGCTGCTGCAATGGCTGCCCATTAAGTTGGTTGATAGGATTTTGTTGTTAGCTGCGAAAATGGTGCTGGGAGATACGGAGAAATATGGGCTCAAGAGGCCAAATTTGGGACCTTTGGAGACCAAACACATTACCGGAAAAACCCCTGTTTTAGATGTGGGAACTCTCGCCTTAATCAAAGCTGGAAAGATTCAGGTACGTAGTTTatactttattatatatatatagcccttAAATTCTGTTACAAGCTACCTTTCCTCCTttggtttttcctttttttaatcgAAGACGATACTTGTCCCTTACCTTTACGGCTTTACCTCATTTTGATTGATtcttaatttaaaactttaaattatatttcaaaaGAATAATACTAGGTTTTTCACCTCCTAAAACTATTCCTTAAtcactttttattaaattgataGTTTGGGTTATATGGTTTCAGAGTCGGTCCTAAATCCCTCATTGTTCCAAAAAGTTTTGAACTTTTATACTCAAATCTGCTATCTTGCAATAcatatttctattttattgACGAAAAACTAGACCATTTCACCTCAGGGAggaagtgtaaatttttttaaaaaaaataatataaaataattatttctttctaaaaacttaaatattgGCGTACAgtattttaatacttttatttttaacattttaattttacttgagaACCAGCAACTTAAACAACTATCTGCATATCCTAAAAACATTTACCTCAAATATACAAATTCGCTTcattctactctctctctctctctctctctctctctctctctctgttgcaAATTTGTAAACTTGCCTCCTCTGTTTCCCCTGCTGAAAACTTCAGATAGTACGTGAGGTGGAGTCACTGACAAGCAATGGGGCCAGGTTTGTCGATGGAAGTGAGAAGAGATTCGACGCTGTGATCTTTGCAACTGGTTACAAGAGTAATGTCCCCTTGTGGCTCCAGGTAAAAACACTTCTTTGACCCATTAGTGCacatactgaaaaaaaaaaagtttgtctTGTTCTGACTGTTAAGACTATTTCTAGACCGCTCTATAATAGAATTTAGATAAGACGGTAACAGAGTTAGTTCTAAAGTTTCTCTGTTACAATTaacattgaaatttgaatttatttgtcACATCTGCCATTATATGGCATGTTTTGATTCATTATATTGTTATTATCTTTTTCATCATATCTCCGGATCTGGCACAATTTGTCTGACCCTTACCATATATGCATGTACTAGAttgatttaatatataataatctatgtataattaattaattgcaggACTGTGACTTCTTCACAGAGGATGGTAAGCCCAAGAGCCCATTCCCCAATGGTTGGAAAGGAGAGAACGGGCTCTACTGTGTTGGGTTCACAGGGAGAGGGCTTCATGGCGCCGGGCAGGACGCAGTTAAAGTTGCTCAGGATATAGCTCAGAAATGGACCAATCTTagccacaacaacaacaataacaacaacaacaacaacaacaacgccgttacataaactatatatatatgacccaCTAATTACTTTAGTGCTTGTGGAGAGAGAGGTTCTAATTAAGATAGACCAAAAGAATAATTCTTTTGAATGGTGGCCAAAGTAATTAGGAACTGTGCGAAGATCTTCTTGCTTTTACTGTTACTACACCTCCACACGTCTTAAATTTTGCATAGGATCTTcttttcacacacacacacacacacgcgcgcgcgcacacacacacacacatatatatatatatatatatatatatataatatatatatatatagagtaaatcTTGTATGatattaggagcacagaggtcTCTGTACTTCTAAcccgttttcaatgatgaagtttccgaattgacgatcggctccattaaatttgatctaacgtatttgaagtatctaaaaaataaattttacggtttttcgacatcatttaactaccaatcgaaagggttcaaaatcaacggttgaaaataaaaatatcacaaaaatagtgatataatattaaaattttcgataagaaatattgatcttgcagtaaatagtataaaattttttttatcaaaatattatctgatttgaatatttctacattattaaacttataaacgatatacatcaacctttaaaatttgttgattttgaactctttcaatcgctagataaatgatatcaaaaaattacaaaatttattttctaaatatttcaaatatgatagatcaagtctaacggaactgatcgtcgattcgaaagctccatcatcgaaaacggtttaGAAGCACAGAGACATACGTACTTCTAATAGGACACAagacctcctctctctctatatttatatataaaacaaagcAGGCATTAGTCCAATATCCATGACATCTGCATTACGTTTGCATTGGCTTTTCTCTGCTCTCTCTTGTGCTGTCACTTCTCCGGATctcaatagagagagagagggagagagagagagagagagagagagagagagactggttTGCTTTCCAAATTCCAATTGCTTTGTCCTGGGGACTTAGAGGAGCGCCTGGGGGCTTTGTCATCATCTGAGGAACTCTGAGGAGCTTCTCTTGTCTCTATTATTCCTCAGGTACTGGATGTACTGATACTAAGCAGAAAAGGCTCAGACACTGCTGCGTCAATGGGCTCATGCTTCTGAAATCTTGGAGCTTCATGTAGAAGTAGTCCTCGAAACTATAGCAAAGCATATATGTGTTAAGGGTAAGAGGATCACGTTAACATGATTGTTTTGAGTGACAAATGATTGAACGGGGGGCTTCCACATCCCACAGTTTCTGTGTTGTATACTTGCATGGTAGGAAAACTAGTGCCCCATGATGGCTATTGGCTAACCGTTGTTGAGTCCAAGTCCATCATAAGGTGGTCATTTGAGAGGTACGGAACAACTGTTTGGGAACAGAAGTTTTAGAGCTATGTTGGTTGGAGCCCAGTACAGTTACAAATGAgttttgtaaatagtaaagCAAAAGGTAACAGCACTAGCTAGATCAAACAATTCAGTCCAAACAATTAATACATCGATCTGTAGAATTATAGCCCAATTGGAAACAATGAACCTTACATGTGGAGATAGACATTGGAGTAATTTTCGGTCTATGATATGTATACACTAGCGGAGGTGATCTTCTATGTAGCGGCGGCACTATGTCACTTCGTCTCAAGCCaataaaatttcttcttttaagaaaaatgtatatcaaaatattttcttaaaaatcatGATGAGATGAGTGTCGCAACATTGACGCTAATCATTAAGTCTAAAATTACGAACGGTTAGAAATAGGCAACAAATTTACTTAAAATACACAAATATAGCGCCAACGAATTTCGATTGTGATTTGGTCCAAACAACCTTTCGCCACTTTTGATATAACTCAGCCCAAAGTGACCTCCCACCATTTCGAACGTGAATCGTTTCAACCTCATGATTTTCCGCCACATAGCAAGATGTTGACtcctttaagccaacaataaCTAAAAACTTAGGGGCGCAATTTGATTGGTTAGGAATAGAGATGATGTGGTGCCCCTAATATGTTTTAGAATTTTTAGCATAGAGGATTAGACAATCTAATGCATTACTAATACAGTGTCGTTAATTTGCAAGGCAAGAGCCAACTATTTATTGGCAACAAATTAATGGCCcaaaaccatagttagttaattcgcgtttaatacgcgaattattcgcgaactTTTGAATACACGAATTAAACGGACCGTTCcgtatttttttgaaaagttcgAAAAAAAACGCGTCTTCAtcctcaaaaataattattcgcgaattattcgcgattcgggAATTATTCGCCCAAAAAAACGGCTGTTGCGGTCCAGCCGAGGTTCGCATCATCGCCGCTCGTCGCCGAGCTCATCCGGGTCGTcgtccccctcctccgccgccctggccggcgccgggagcaagagctGCGACTGCAGATCCGGCctcatcgtcctcctcctccgtcgccatggccggcgccgggagcaagagtgGCGGTGATAGATCCGCCCGAGGCCGTCCGcggaaaaaagaagaggaacagTGCAAAAATCGGAGCTTCTGGATTCATAAATCatacgcggtccacgaggcctcTTCTGCCTCGTGGACCGCTTgagacctccctctcattacaTACAcaattacacacacacacacacacacacacacatatctatatatataaatatacaaattttattttataaatatttatttaatatatatatatattatataatataatttatttatataataatattttaatttataaaattataaatttgtttattaatatttctaaatataaacttttatatattattataaatgttattataatttttgaatatatttaatctaatataaaaatataataataattatatagatatatatatttattatattattatatagcgaattttttattccgaattttaattggtgaacgtataatatgcCGTataatcacgtatccgaataattacctgAATCcgtttttagccgtattttttcaacgaatttaaaaattaaagagacaTTTATCGAATTATacctgtaccgaatttttgccgaatccgaattaacaaCTATGCCAAACCACAcgaaaggaaaaatatttttaattttccatGACTACAAAATACTctagttttaaataattttactcAACAATACTACATATCTCCTCTTACAAATTATGAAGCTACAAGATTAGAGAGATGGTTAAGCAATTAATAAATATGGATGGTTAAACCTTGAAAAGCCAACCGAATcatattaagagagagagacaagATAGAGAAAATATCTGGGTCGGCGTTCACCGTGAGATACAACTGCACCTTCTTCGTGGATGTAAGAGGTGACGTCGAAAGGATTAATTAAGCGCATTGAGTGATCTTTTCCTCCTCCCGTTCCCCCCTCTCTATTCAATTCCCTTTTGCATGGTACTCTATGCCATACTGGGGCCTCATGACGCTCTCTCAGGAGCACACACCCACACCtaccctcccccccccccccccaaccagacacagagagagagagaggagagagagagagagagagagagagagagacgagagagaaaCAAGCTGCAGTGGCTGCGGGTGTGTAATTAACCTGCTACGCCAAAAAACCATTAGGCATTAGCTCTTCTCCCGTCACCATCACCCCTTCCCCCTCGTACGTACCACTCATGCGCTTCTCCTCTATCATAGCTTCATCATCACATGCATCTCTATTTTCTGATTTGttgttttatgaaaaaaaaaaaaaaaactttgcaaTGTGGTGGTTTGGCTTTTGCTACCAGCTATTCTAGCTACTTCTGCCCTTTTATCGTATACGTCATATCCTGCATGCACGTACGTCAAACATGAATGTACTCTCGTACACTGTCGCACACGCACACAGAGAGAAGCGCTTATGCTTTGGCCTCTGGGTGCAGTGATACTTAGGTTTGCTAATTAAAGGTTTTCTATTTAACAGATTATAGTTTTATCTGCcccataaaatctaaaaaattgagTTATGGAACTGTTGATTTTGAGACACATTTACCGCTACTCTACACATGCATTAGCAACACAACAAAAAGACGAACTAAAGTTTCATGAAGTTGGTACCTAGTTCAAGTGACAAAAATCGTccttagcgcaagtgacaaagagtttggtggttggtactgaGGTCTCGAATTCGAATACTAATTAATTCACactttcaactaagtttatttttaaataaaataaataaagcaggttGCATATATAGTATctatctcacaaaaaaaaaaaagtttcatgtAGTCGGATTACTAATTATTCATGCATTATTAATACAACATGACTGAATAATGGAATGCTGGAATGCATTTTAAGAAAAGGTaccaaatgaaaataaaaagttcaTTATTAGCTTGGCTTTTACTTAATCTTCCTAAGCTCAATAAAATTAAGGTGTGTATATATTAACTCGCATGTGCAATGAATATAAATCATCCAATTGATCGATACTGTAGAGGGCAATGAATATAAATCGCCCAATTGATCGATACTGTAGAGGGCGATCGATCAGACATTGATGAGTAAgcatgcatgtaattaaattgaCCAATTAATATCAACTAAAGATTCTTTATAAGAAGAATGTTTTGCTGCACTCTTAggatagataaataaaatgagaaagagCTTTTATGTGTATGAGGCACCAGTTAGGATATTCCCTTTTGTGATGTGCTCGGCTCGACTATGCGTGTGTACAAAATAAAGAAGTTcttctcatttttattttttttttatatctttggTTGTAAGTGTCGTTATATACCGCAGCTTAGGGACGGATGAAGAGGGACGGATCAACGTGGGGATTCTCTTCTAAGCCTTGTGGCCTTATGGGTCAATAAGGTTGACCGATGGGCCCCACCATCTTCCTCGCACCTAGTTGATCTATCACATCGCCC
Above is a genomic segment from Ananas comosus cultivar F153 linkage group 15, ASM154086v1, whole genome shotgun sequence containing:
- the LOC109721460 gene encoding probable indole-3-pyruvate monooxygenase YUCCA4, which produces MHAYDMDSSRVTVIVSDDDVEVEKAAAAARSSITMPSPLQGGRKGDGDEKKVRVAVEGPIIVGAGPSGLAVAASLRVLSVPFVVVERSEGLAELWRTRTYDRLSLHLPKRFCHLPHLPFPRHFPTYPSKSYFLHYLHSYASRFRLAPHFRRAVTHARFDRALSLWRVTALERRGAADPSPSPSPSSSSNSTSEEYVEYVAPWVVVATGENAEAVVPETKGRELFTGRVVHSSEYRSGEEYSGGKVLVVGCGNSGMEICLDLCEHGAMPFMSVRSGVHLLPRDMFGTSTFGLVTKLLQWLPIKLVDRILLLAAKMVLGDTEKYGLKRPNLGPLETKHITGKTPVLDVGTLALIKAGKIQIVREVESLTSNGARFVDGSEKRFDAVIFATGYKSNVPLWLQDCDFFTEDGKPKSPFPNGWKGENGLYCVGFTGRGLHGAGQDAVKVAQDIAQKWTNLKKAQTLLRQWAHASEILELHVEVVLETIAKHICVKGKLVPHDGYWLTVVESKSIIRWSFESRGSHHRRSSPSSSGSSSPSSAALAGAGSKSCDCRSGLIVLLLRRHGRRREQEWR